The following proteins come from a genomic window of Lycium ferocissimum isolate CSIRO_LF1 chromosome 4, AGI_CSIRO_Lferr_CH_V1, whole genome shotgun sequence:
- the LOC132054796 gene encoding CASP-like protein 1C1 → MISSLDPSLSKAKRICSVTLIRLLAICGTISAAIVMVTSHEKIKVFSVSFEAKYSHTLAFKYFFIANIVGSVYSIVVLFLPSKTSLSRLVLISDLIVTMVLTSSVSAALAVAQVGKKGNSHAGWLPICGQLHHFCDQIGGALIAAFISLILYMLLLFLSIYTPLIN, encoded by the exons atgatttcatctcttGATCCCTCCCTATCTAAGGCCAAGAGAATTTGCAGTGTTACTCTAATAAGACTTCTAGCTATTTGTGGGACAATTTCAGCAGCCATTGTAATGGTAACCAGTCATGAGAAGATCAAAGTATTTTCTGTATCATTTGAAGCTAAGTACAGCCACACTCTAGCCTTCAA GTATTTTTTCATAGCAAACATTGTTGGAAGCGTCTACAGCATCGTAGTTCTTTTCCTACCTTCGAAGACTTCGCTATCACGATTAGTTCTAATATCTGATTTG ATTGTGACGATGGTGTTAACTTCAAGCGTATCGGCAGCATTGGCGGTTGCTCaagttggaaagaaagggaattCTCATGCAGGTTGGCTACCAATTTGTGGCCAACTTCACCATTTTTGTGACCAAATTGGTGGAGCTCTTATTGCTGCCTTCATATCACTCATCCTTTATATGCTACTACTATTTCTCTCCATTTACACTCCCCTAATTAATTAA